CCTCACAGAAGTTCAAGTTCATAGCCAGGGGGATGTTGATAACTGCATCCAGGAAACCTAGGCTCCATGAAGCCCATACCAGCCTCACACACAGCTGGTTGCTCATCATGCGGCTATAGAGCAGAGGGTGGCAGATGGCtgcatagcggtcataggccatggcAGAGAGCAGGAAAATTTCTGTTCCTCCAATGTCAAACACAAAGAAGGCTTGAGTCAGGCATCCttctattgaaatgattttccttttagaTAGGAGGTTCTCCAGCATCTTGGGCACAGTGACCGAAGAAAAGCAGAGGTCTAAGAAGGACAGATTActcaggaagaagtacatgggtgtGTGGAGGTGGAAATCAGCACTGATCACCAGCAGCATTGCCAGGTTCCCCATCACAGTCAGGAGATAAATCCCCAGGAAGAGCACAAAGAGCAAAGCCTGGACTTTGGGGTCAGCAGACAGCCCGAGGAGGATGAACTCAGTGCTGGTGCTGTGGTTTCTCAAGGCCATTTAGAGAGCACgtttcctagaaaaaaatataggatgGACTCAAAACTTGTCTTGATTACACCCAATTACAGAATTAGGGACCTCCTTTTATGTTCCCACTCTTAATTATTTAGGTTTCACATATGCCCTTATCAACTATCTAGAATCCCCTCTTCCCTGTCTAGTATTTGGATTCAAAGTCTCTATGATATTGCCATATAGTTGTTAATTCTACTTTAAAGACTGCTGAGGAAATTTGTGAATTTGTACAGACCTAGTCCATGACTAATTTATTCTATGTTCTTCAGCTGAGCACTGCTTTGTCGGCCGTGTTCTGGACACGTTTTGCACATTGTAGTAGAAGTTTTAGGGGGCTCTTTCAGCATTTgtcttctcttctccattttcccAACCTATTCTTACCCCATTTCAAAACCCTCCTAAGATTCGTAATTGCTTTAAATAGTATCATTTTGTCTTTCTATAGTTTTTTGTCATTGATACCAcacattaacatatattattgacCCTTTGGGACAAGATTGAaagataattgtgtgtgtgtgtgtgtgtgtgtgtgtgtgtgtgtgtgtgtgaatgttgAATGTGGGACAAAGGAATAAGGGAATTATTGCAACtattatttttgcaaattaaaaaaagtattataaatgaTGTAACTCATTCAATGCCATCATTTGTCTACATAGACATAGGATCCTGAGACACCAGGTCTTTCTTACATACAGTGACTTTCATTCCAGGCCTGCCTTCAAATTCTCCGTCATACAGCATTTAGTTCTCAACTCTTTTGGTCTCGTTGCTATGGGCAGAAAGGTGTACTTGCTCCTGAGCACCCCTTGGGAATaactttctctctgcttttactTTAGCATCTGCTCTATTTGAAATGCCCTGCCTTTAGGGTAATTAATTGaaatcttatttattatcttaccCCATCTTAATTTTGATCTCTTATTGAGATCCTTTTTGATCATTTGCTTCTCTGAACTCCCATAGTACATAATGATAATAACaactagcttttttttctttttttaaactgagggCCTAATGTGTCTTTGGCACTCTTAAAAATTAGACAATTTCACAAGCCACTCTGGGGAAATCATTCTATCCTAATTTTTCAAATCTAGAATTTTGCCTTGCCAGAGTTAATCAGTGGCTATATCAGGATTTCACCtgcatttaacttttcttttttttttaatttaaaatgtttttattttcacctgCATTTTCACTATTGCTTCTCATCTGGTACTTCTGCCTCCccttttcttatgtatttttcaaGGGTGTTAGCTCTCCTCCTGTCATGTTAGCTCTCCTCCTGTCATCTCCTCCTGTCACGCCCGTCTCCTCCTGTGGCAGCCATGGAGGTGCTTCACTTGGGTCTACCTTAAAGAAAGAACCTAACATTCATCAGTGATGGATCCAGTTAGTGGACAGAATCCAGTTGCAGTACCTTTGAGATTAACCGCAGCTTTAGCAGGGGCCAAACTGTTCCCAGGGAGTCAGTGAACTGAGCACGCCTTCTCTAAGGGGCAGTCTTTGCCCCAGACCTCCTACTGGCTTGTATGAATGTTTCTCATATCTGTATTGCAGTCTGAAGCTCCTAGAGACAATTCtgctttccttctgtctttcttgTTGCCAAGGTCACGTCTGGATCATTGTCTGAAGGCTTTTCTGACCCAATACTGATTCCTCCTCTTTATCTCTCACAGGCCCCTCCTCACCAAATTTCATGTAATCCTACTTCTACATCAACACTCTTCCGGAAGGACCTTACCCGATATACTTCCACTCTGTGCTAATTCATTAACTCACCATAAGCAACTCTTCATTTTATGCCATTGCTGAATCACCATCTTGTTTTGACAGTTAGTGGTTAGAATATTTATGccatgtttctttatttttcttttcttccctcaagCAATGATGTTATAGTTCTTTGATGAAGGTGATTATGCTCTAAATTACTTGGTATCTCTATACCATAACACTTCGCCCAATGAGAAGCACATATGGTGGGTCCTTTATCACTTTTTGTtggatgaaaaaagaaagcaaagaagtgaATTGAACAGACTGTTTAGCTAACCTTCTTTAGAAAAGTCTTCAGACTCATAAGCCTGGTAAAGGTTCATCACCTTTACCAGACAACAAAGTAGGAAGCAAAGAAATGgtatgtgtgtttgcatgtgtgtgtacagttTTGAGCAACCAGTGGTGTACTTAACATATATTCCATGCCTACTATCCCATTTCTACCTAGAAAGGCTAAAACCCATGAAATTCCCTGTTCATTCACCCATGTTTCTGaacattaattaattatattatattatattattttatttttttgtatatttttttattggagttcgatttgccaacatacagtataacacccagtgctgggaCAAAAGAATAAGTGCTGGGtgtaattctgtatgttggcaaatcgaacaccaataaaaaataaatttattattaaaaaaaataacacccagtgctcatcccggtaagtgcccctcagtgcccatcacccagtcacctcaacccccgcccacctccccttccactaccccttgtttgtttcccagagttaggagtctctcatattttgtctccctctctgatatttcccactcattttctctcctttcccatttaatccctttcactattttttatattcctcgaatgaatgagaccatataatgtttgtcgttctccgattgatttacttcactccaGTGAAGTAATACCctacataataataataccctccagttttatccacgttgaagcagatggtgggtattcatcatttctgatggctgagtaatattccattgtatatatagaccacatctttttatccattcattaatttatttagtttacCTGTTGGCTCTTTAATATATCCTTTCCATGAACTTAGTcttctatatatttattctttgatcATTCTTGCATCTATCCATCCATaactcaatcattcattcataagtTGCCAGCTATATGTTGGGTTATGCTGGGCTTAGAGAAGACCACATCACAAATATGTTGAACTGTTATATGCATTTACATTtgtctcctaattttttttagtttttttattggagttcaatttgccaacatatagtataacacctagtgctcatcccgtcaagtgcccccctcagtgcctgtcacccagtcacccatttccccgcccacttccccttccgctaccctttgtttatttcccagagttaggtgtctttcatgttttgtcaccctcactgatatttttcactcctttccctttatttcctttcactaatttttatattccccaaatgaatgtgtCTTCTAAATTTTAAGTCAGTCTTGTCCAGGATCCAGGGATGACTTATCTTTTTAGACTAGTTCCTTATGCTTAATTTGAAACTTGATATGGCACTATACATGCAAGTCATGCTTCTTTATGAAACACCCCTTGGTTGGTAACTTCATACAGTCTTCTGACCAGTCCCTTGAACTCTTAGCCTACCTTTTATTCTTTAGCTTTGTTCTGACACCAGAGTCTGATGTTCGTATTGCCCAAAGGACTCACAACAAAAAGTTAAATTTCTGAAAAACTAGCCAACTTTCCagtctttgtcattttctttacTTGGACAAAAAAAGCGGAGAAGTCTTTTCTCtactattaatattaaatattcacaGAGATCCCCAGACTATTCACAGAGATCTTACTTAGAACTTAGATCTAGATTATGTCTCAGTCTGTCCTGTAGGGGAATCTGTAGTTTAGGATGGCCCAAATTAACTCTGATTCAGTAAACAATGAGAGAAACTTGCAGGAGAAAAAGTCTATTTTAAGGAGCCTGTCTCATCTCTGAGTTTGTCAAGTTctttcaaaatgaatattttctctgCTTATCTTCAATAGCAAAATAACAATCACAACAAACCATCATAATTAATTTCGATCATTCTTTTCTAGAATTTGTAAATTTCTCCAAGTATTTGGAATTTTCTGAATAAATTAGATAGTTGCTTCAATTATtctacacatacttttttttttaaaattaggcttTATGCCCAGTGttggacttgaactcacaaccctgagagtaagagttacatgctctaatGACCgctacatgtattttttaaagtatacctGACCACCttgtttttatgtgtttctgACCATGCACTTAAGAACATACCAGCATCTGCAGAGGATATTGGGAAGTGTCATTTGAGGATCCAAAATCTGAAAACTTTGGTCCTACAATGAGGGCCCATGTGACTCCACAGTGGGACAGGCAGCAGTCTGTTTATTGTGATCCTATTTGTTAATAAAACATTACTGACACATACcttttttatatatgagaaaCTAGGACACAGAAAAGTTAGGTAAATTTGTCAGGATCATGGAAATAGTATGAGTTAGCCGAAATTTGGGCTCAGGAACTTTGCATATGACATTGTCATATCCTGTCCAAGGGAACAGGTATCTGAGGTCATTCCTTGGAGAAAGGGCCAAAAAACATATAATACAAAGTGCTTAAAGTCTTGGTAGCCTCACTCACATTTAAGTGTTTGTTAATTGAACAAATGATGTGATTGATGAATCTTATTGAGAataagaggagagagaagtgtAGTGTTTCCTCTATAGACAGAACATGGAGATGTTCTGCATGACCAAATGCAGGGTAGGAATTTGGATACTCAGTGGTAAGTGGTATAAAGACCCTGGATATCTAGACAGGCACCTGGACTGGGGAAGACAGATGAAAATAGGAGAGAACTGAAAAGAACTTTTTGAATCCAGATAGTTTTCCTCAGACCTGTTCAGAtcctgcccctctttctgtgtgcTTCACATCATCAGTATTTACTGGGTCCAAGGGGAATTAGTTATgcagaaaaatgaactttttaataGTATATGTGGTTTGGCATTCTAGAAGAAGAGCGTTTCCTCAGAATTTCTGTTATCTGCTGTCTAGTCCAGTGTACTATCCACTATCCCCATCCACCTTGACATTTATGCTTCCACCTACTGGTCCCAGGTTTCACTGGCTATAACGTAAGCCAGGGCAGAATTTGAGACTAGGATGAAAGATATGCCAGATCCCAGAGCTCAGCATAACTCATTGAGGATAGAGAGTTCTTTCCATGTAGCTTCTTAGGACCAAAGCCCCATTTTATGGAAAATGTGATTCCTAGGTCAGGGACCTCAGTCTCCAGCaggcagaagacaggaaaagaaggttggatcaggagagagagagagaggtaggggccAGGAAAGAGAGACAAGAACTTCAGAGCAATCATAGCAGACATTACCGAGTTCCAGGCTTTTTCTGATTCAGAAGATTTCCTGTCACTTTGGTCTTTTCATGGTGGGATCTCATCTGGACTGGGATGGTCTCTATGCCCATAGGAATCAATACTTCTGTAGCCTAGTTAAAGGAAAAGCAATtaatccatctatctatctatctatctatctatctatctatctaattgGAAGTCATAGTGACAACAGAAAACTGATTACCTCAGACCTAGATACTCTTAAAGGTAGAAGCTTCAAGACAAGCATTTTCTGAGCTCTAGCTTGGTCCTGCCTTTCTCTCCTATTCATTACATGGTGAGACTACGTGTAAGAAACTTCCCTCCAATGGTCATAGGCCCAGCTACACAGGCACCTCTTTATTTAATTTCCTCTCTGATTCTAAATACTGTCATAAAAGAGTCTGGGAATTGAGTGATTCTTACATAAAACTCTTGAGAACTGGGTATATATAGATTAAGCAGTCAGTAATTGGCTGACTGAACATGGCAACTTAGAAGATGAAGGAGCCAATGTTCTTTATTCCCTGAAGTCATAGCTTGAAGCCCAGTTTGGGACTCATTAACTAGATAAGTTGAAATTTGTGAGGGCCTCTGATGATTCTGTTCAGTATGGTCATATGGAACTTCTGTGTTGAGGTTTTAGCCTAGGATGAGGTCACTCTCCCAAAATAGAGCCCCTTGGAATATTGAATATTTCATGCtaaaggaatttgagaaatggcAGGTGTAGGGAAGCACTTTCTGACCTCCCTCTGAAGCAAATCATAAAACCCTCATGTGAGAGGTGACTTCCCTATACCTGGAGGAAAGGGGCAACCTTATTTCCAAAGATGAAGGGACACAGAGAAGAATCTGAATAGGCCTTGCTAATTACCAGGCCCCATCTCCCCATTTCCATTTACCATATGTATCTCACCATTGTTTTATTACATCTTTCTATGACTTTCCTGTCTTTCCATAAAAATGCTtaagtttgtaccctttggtCAACATGTTCTCATTATGAGGTGTCAGCTAAGTTATGGTGGTAAACAAACTGCAgtatataagtgtatcaaatcaatatgtcatacactttaaacttacacaatgtcgtatgtcaattatatctcaataaacctgggAAAATATCCCATTCAAGTTTAACTGTTTCTTCtggccttcattttcttttttttttgtatatctttttattgcagtttgatttgccaacatatagtataacccctAGTgcttgctattcaacatagtactagaagtcctagcctcagcagcaatcaggcaacaaaaagaaataaaaggcattcaaattggcaaagaacaagtcaaactctccctctttgccgatgacatgatactctacatagaaaacccaaaagactccaccccaaggttgctagaactcatacagcatttggtagcgtggcaggatacaaaatcaatgcccagaagtcagtggcatttctatacactaacaatgagactgaagaaagagaaattaaggagtcaatcccatttacaattgcacccaaaagcataagatacctaggaataaacctaaccaaagaggtaaaaaaatctatacctaaaaactacagagcacttctgaaagaaattgaggaagacacaaagagatggaaaaatattccatgctcatggattggaagaattaatattgtgaaaatgtcaatgttacccagggcaatttacacgtttaatgactttcttcagaaagttggaacaaatcatcttaagatttgtgtggcatcagaaaagaccccgaatagccaggggaatattataaaagaaaaccatagctgggggcatcacaatgccagatttcaggttgtactacaaataTGTGATCATCAAGGccgtgtgatactggcacaaaaacagacacatagattaatggaaccgaatagagaacccagaagtagaccctcaactttatggtcaactaatattcgacaaagcaggaaagatgatCCACTGGAAAaacgacagtctcttcaataaatggtgctgggaaaattggacattcacatgcagaagaatgaaactagaccattctcttacaccatacacaaaaataaactcaaaatggatgcaaGATTTACATGTAAGAGAAGAAtacctcaaaatcctagaggattttgggaacaccctttttgaatttggccacagcaacttcttgcaagatgcatctatgaaggcaagggaaacaagagcaaaaatgaattattgggacttcatcaagataaaaagcttctgcacagtacaagaaatagtcaacaaaactaaaagacaacctacagcatggcaaatatcttctgccaatgacatatcagagaaagggctagtatccaagatctagaaaaaacttattaaactcaacagcaaagaaacaaaaaatccaatcatgaaatgggcaaaggacatgaacagaaatttcacagaggaagacatagacatggccaacatgcacatgagaaaatgctccgcatcactggccatcagggaaatacaaatcaaaaccacaatgagataccacctcacaccagtcagaatggctaaaattaacaagataggaaaccacaaatgttggagaggatgtggagaaggggaaccctcttgcactgttggaatgtgaactggtgcagccactctggaaaactgtgtggagtttcctcaaagagttaaaaatagatctgccctatgactcagcaattgcagtgctggggatttaccccaaagatactgatgtagtgtaATGCTggcacccctgcaccccgatgtttatagcagcatgtccacaataaccaaactgtggaaggagcctcggtgtccatcgaaagatgaatggataatgaagatgtggcatatatatacaatggaatattacttagctatTAGAAATgaggaatacccaccatttgcttcaacgtggatggtactggagggtattatgctgagtgaagtaagtcaatcagagaaggacaatcatcatatggtttcactcatacggggaatataaaaaatagtgaaagggattataggggaaaggagagaaaatgagtgagaaaaatctgagagggtaacaaaacatgagactcctaactctgggaaatgaacaaggagtagtggaaggtgAGGTGTGCGGGGaaatgggtgactgggtgacaggcactgcaGGTGATagttggtgggatgagcactgggtgttatattatatgttggcaaatagaactccaataaaaaacacattaaaaaagagaaaacaaaaaatacatgtatatagatTACACAGATATCAAgcatacattatacatatacattCCAAAGCACATTAAAGttattgaataaaaacaaatctggTATCCTGGAGGAGTGTGGCATGGTAGGTTAGAGAAAATGCTTTTGAGTATGCTGATTAGAAAGaggtaataaaacattttatttgcattGTATGCATGAGGTAatgaggtatttatttttttttaggttttttaaaagatttatttttttaaaagttaatatgtgcataaaaggaaactgaaaaacacaagaagcaaagaacaaagtCATCCATAATCACAAGTAGTTTACAGTTTGACTTCTAGGTCCTTTGTGTGTGTCTATCTACACAAGTAAGCATTTTAATGTAAGATCATACAGTTGTGTATCATGCTTTTACACACCATGAATATTTATCATGTCAAAGTCCCCAAACTATGAGTATTTTGATAACCAAGAATACACTACACCAactccatctgaaaaaaaaaaagtaatcctgCCTTTCTTGgcgacaaaaatataaaagacaaaaatggcaaCAGGCCTCTAGATAAAGATATTGGCAGAGTTACAATTAAAATACTGCATTCCCTTAATGTTCAATTAAAACTGAGACATAAAGTAACAGAGTACACAACATATAATGCTTCTAAAAGAACTCATAATCCAATCTATAATATTCAATTAGCAAGGAGGTATGTTTCCTTTGAATCACTTAATGTATTCCTAAAGCACAAAGAGATTAATATATGTTAACAGTTATTAAAATGTAAGTATGAAAACATCCACATACAACTCTCCCTCTAtacttccttctgcccctctgctgcCAACCTAGTAAGTTCTGACATTTCTCAGAGACAGCTTAACAATCTCATGTCCAAGATGCTTCTTCCCTATCAATGATAACAAAGAGAAACTTATAAATTGGTTAAATCACTAGCTGtacattttattgagatatttcaTGCAAGTGTGTACTCTTcaaaattttaacatattaacTCTTGCTGTGCTTTTGTGAACTGCAAGACAAGAGATAGTCACGAACACCTAAAGTTTCTTAGTTCTATGTTACCTCTGCTGAGGTTgttataaaatattgttattttggATAATAGCGCGGTCAAGACTGACTATTTCTAATACTCAAGCAAGAAGCTAAACAGGAAAATACGtctaaaatgaaacagaatgttTAAATGGGCTGAAACATGTTTACCTTGTATGAAAACCTAACATTTGATAATTATAGATCCAAAG
This region of Vulpes vulpes isolate BD-2025 chromosome 8, VulVul3, whole genome shotgun sequence genomic DNA includes:
- the LOC112921235 gene encoding olfactory receptor 8S1-like; this encodes MALRNHSTSTEFILLGLSADPKVQALLFVLFLGIYLLTVMGNLAMLLVISADFHLHTPMYFFLSNLSFLDLCFSSVTVPKMLENLLSKRKIISIEGCLTQAFFVFDIGGTEIFLLSAMAYDRYAAICHPLLYSRMMSNQLCVRLVWASWSLGFLDAVINIPLAMNLNFCEAHTIPHYSCELPSLFPLSCSDVSTNLTVLLCSALLHGFGTLFLIFFSYARIVSTILSISSSLGRSKAFSTCSSHLTAVSFFYGSAFLRHLIPTSGSPLELIFSIQYGVITPLVNPLIYSLKNKEVKAALRRTLGKCLQWHW